The DNA region TTCTCCAAAGGGTTTGCAGTAGTGTTTCTTGAAATAGCTTTAGGTTCAAAACAATAGACGCTAGTGCAGACCCCTCAGAGTATTGCGAACCATTAAAAGCAAAAATATTGATGAGGAAATCCAAGAATTTCTACTGATTTACAGCAAAGCGTTGTAAGGCATCAATGAGTTGTGGACTGAGATGAGTATTACTTCCTAGGGTGAAGCGAGAATTGAGGTTATGAGTCGAACCGTCATAATCAAAAACTCGACCACCAGCTTCGCTAACGAGCAATTTCCCGGCTTGCACATCCCAAGGTTTATTGGAGAGTGTAATGCTTAAATCCAAACGACCTGCTGCCAACCACGCTAACTGTAAAGCCGCTGAGCCGAGCATTCTGATCCGCAGACAATGTCCAGCATAATGCTGCAATAAGTTATGGGTTAATTTGTGTTTGACGATCGCCTGTTTGCCTGTAGAAAAATCACCTAAGCCAATAATTGCGTCTTTGATATTGTGTGTCTGTGAAATTTTGAGAGGTGAGCCATTTAGGGTTGCGCCGTGATCTTTAATTGCTTCGTATCGTTCTCGAAGGTTGGGGAAAGAAATCCCGGCGGCGATCGCCTGAGAATTCACAATGAGCGCAATAGTGATACCAAATAAAGGTAGTTGGCGGGAGAAATTCACCGTGCCATCAATAGGGTCGATTATCCAAAAATTTGGTGGTAAAGTTGCGTCTTTTATAAAAGATTCTTCGCC from [Leptolyngbya] sp. PCC 7376 includes:
- a CDS encoding inositol monophosphatase family protein — its product is MTPNYSSEHYRNCIRQALDLADELATQAIATEHQYFKKGIRDFALDTDHNIERQLQTLLTKLTPDIPVLGEESFIKDATLPPNFWIIDPIDGTVNFSRQLPLFGITIALIVNSQAIAAGISFPNLRERYEAIKDHGATLNGSPLKISQTHNIKDAIIGLGDFSTGKQAIVKHKLTHNLLQHYAGHCLRIRMLGSAALQLAWLAAGRLDLSITLSNKPWDVQAGKLLVSEAGGRVFDYDGSTHNLNSRFTLGSNTHLSPQLIDALQRFAVNQ